One Lebetimonas natsushimae DNA segment encodes these proteins:
- a CDS encoding RDD family protein, which yields MNLTEKLQREEKEIATLWQRIISMSIDDLLISFLVVIAFYDKFMNVKTYEEALLLTDSLFFYIFLAYTLYHWIFIALYGKTLGKILMKIEIIDIETFDKPNFYRSFIRSIVRNFDEMFFYLGMVYAIFDPFNRAIHDIIGKCVAVKSN from the coding sequence ATGAATTTAACAGAGAAGCTTCAAAGAGAGGAAAAAGAAATTGCCACTTTGTGGCAGCGTATTATTTCTATGAGTATAGATGATTTATTAATCAGCTTTTTAGTGGTTATTGCTTTTTATGATAAATTTATGAATGTTAAAACATATGAGGAAGCATTGTTATTAACAGATTCACTGTTTTTTTATATATTTTTGGCTTACACCCTTTACCATTGGATATTTATTGCTCTTTACGGAAAAACACTTGGAAAAATATTAATGAAAATTGAAATTATAGATATTGAAACATTTGATAAACCAAATTTTTATCGGAGTTTTATCAGAAGCATAGTCAGGAATTTTGATGAAATGTTTTTTTATTTGGGAATGGTTTATGCAATTTTTGATCCTTTTAATAGAGCGATTCACGATATTATAGGAAAATGTGTTGCTGTTAAGAGTAATTAG